The Neoarius graeffei isolate fNeoGra1 chromosome 25, fNeoGra1.pri, whole genome shotgun sequence genome includes a region encoding these proteins:
- the loxa gene encoding protein-lysine 6-oxidase isoform X2, with protein MRARQLDTVFYACAQLCLLSCVLQSARCQRDSAPLRRTIQWQHDGRLFSILSQGAQYVPPLRRSANGDGEQRQQQQQEQEQRRQQSPVRPLTVISSSHARHSQPSGPSAPSRWLPLRRAGAPRGRVNDTARTAPGPRSGPSPSAPPPRAREDAMVGDDPYNPYKYSEQDNPYYNYYDAYERPRPRQRPGYGTSYFQHGLPDLVPDPYYIQASIYVQRVPMYNLRCAAEENCLASSAYRSRDYDTRMLLRFPQRVKNQGTSDFLPNRPRYSWEWHSCHQHFHSMDEFSHYELLDASTHSRMAEGHKASFCLEDTSCDYGYYRRFACTSHTQGLSPGCYDTYNADIDCQWIDITDVKPGNYILKIAVNPNYQVPESDYTNNIVRCDLRYTGNYVYASGCQLSP; from the exons ATGCGCGCACGACAACTCGACACGGTATTTTACGCGTGCGCGCAACTGTGTTTATTAAGCTGCGTCCTCCAGAGCGCACGGTGTCAGCGGGATTCGGCGCCTCTCAGGCGGACCATCCAGTGGCAGCACGACGGGAGACTCTTCAGCATCCTGAGTCAGGGCGCGCAGTACGTGCCTCCGTTAAGGAGAAGCGCAAACGGAGATGGAGAGCagcggcagcagcagcagcaggagcaAGAGCAGCGGCGGCAGCAGTCTCCGGTCAGACCCTTAACCGTGATCAGCAGCAGCCATGCGAGACACAGCCAGCCGTCTGGTCCTTCCGCGCCGTCGCGCTGGTTGCCACTCAGACGCGCCGGTGCGCCTCGCGGCCGCGTAAACGACACCGCGCGCACGGCTCCGGGTCCGAGGTCGGGTCCGTCTCCATCAGCGCCGCCTCCGAGGGCGCGAGAGGACGCCATGGTCGGAGACGATCCTTACAATCCGTACAAGTACAGCGAGCAGGACAACCCGTACTACAACTACTATGACGCGTACGAAAGACCAAGACCGAGACAGAGACCCGGATACGGAACAAGTTACTTTCAGCACG GTTTGCCTGACCTCGTGCCAGATCCGTACTACATTCAGGCCTCCATCTATGTGCAAAGGGTGCCGATGTATAACCTCCGATGTGCTGCAGAGGAAAACTGCCTTGCCAG CTCGGCGTACAGGTCGAGAGATTATGATACACGAATGCTGCTGCGCTTCCCACAGCGTGTCAAGAACCAGGGCACATCTGACTTCCTGCCTAACCGGCCACGCTATTCCTGGGAGTGGCACAGCTGCCATCA GCACTTTCACAGCATGGATGAGTTCAGTCATTACGAGCTACTGGATGCCAGCACTCACTCCCGTATGGCTGAGGGACACAAGGCCAGCTTCTGCCTGGAGGACACATCCTGCGACTATGGATACTACAGACGCTTTGCTTGTACCTCTCACACACAG GGCCTGAGCCCAGGATGTTACGACACTTACAACGCCGACATCGACTGTCAGTGGATCGACATTACAGACGTGAAACCTGGGAATTACATCCTCAAG atcGCCGTTAACCCCAATTATCAGGTTCCAGAGTCTGATTACACCAACAACATTGTACGGTGTGACCTTCGCTACACCGGCAACTACGTCTACGCTTCAGGATGTCAGTTGTCACCGTGA
- the loxa gene encoding protein-lysine 6-oxidase isoform X1, with protein sequence MRARQLDTVFYACAQLCLLSCVLQSARCQRDSAPLRRTIQWQHDGRLFSILSQGAQYVPPLRRSANGDGEQRQQQQQEQEQRRQQSPVRPLTVISSSHARHSQPSGPSAPSRWLPLRRAGAPRGRVNDTARTAPGPRSGPSPSAPPPRAREDAMVGDDPYNPYKYSEQDNPYYNYYDAYERPRPRQRPGYGTSYFQHGLPDLVPDPYYIQASIYVQRVPMYNLRCAAEENCLASSAYRSRDYDTRMLLRFPQRVKNQGTSDFLPNRPRYSWEWHSCHQHFHSMDEFSHYELLDASTHSRMAEGHKASFCLEDTSCDYGYYRRFACTSHTQGLSPGCYDTYNADIDCQWIDITDVKPGNYILKIAVNPNYQVPESDYTNNIVRCDLRYTGNYVYASGCQLSPY encoded by the exons ATGCGCGCACGACAACTCGACACGGTATTTTACGCGTGCGCGCAACTGTGTTTATTAAGCTGCGTCCTCCAGAGCGCACGGTGTCAGCGGGATTCGGCGCCTCTCAGGCGGACCATCCAGTGGCAGCACGACGGGAGACTCTTCAGCATCCTGAGTCAGGGCGCGCAGTACGTGCCTCCGTTAAGGAGAAGCGCAAACGGAGATGGAGAGCagcggcagcagcagcagcaggagcaAGAGCAGCGGCGGCAGCAGTCTCCGGTCAGACCCTTAACCGTGATCAGCAGCAGCCATGCGAGACACAGCCAGCCGTCTGGTCCTTCCGCGCCGTCGCGCTGGTTGCCACTCAGACGCGCCGGTGCGCCTCGCGGCCGCGTAAACGACACCGCGCGCACGGCTCCGGGTCCGAGGTCGGGTCCGTCTCCATCAGCGCCGCCTCCGAGGGCGCGAGAGGACGCCATGGTCGGAGACGATCCTTACAATCCGTACAAGTACAGCGAGCAGGACAACCCGTACTACAACTACTATGACGCGTACGAAAGACCAAGACCGAGACAGAGACCCGGATACGGAACAAGTTACTTTCAGCACG GTTTGCCTGACCTCGTGCCAGATCCGTACTACATTCAGGCCTCCATCTATGTGCAAAGGGTGCCGATGTATAACCTCCGATGTGCTGCAGAGGAAAACTGCCTTGCCAG CTCGGCGTACAGGTCGAGAGATTATGATACACGAATGCTGCTGCGCTTCCCACAGCGTGTCAAGAACCAGGGCACATCTGACTTCCTGCCTAACCGGCCACGCTATTCCTGGGAGTGGCACAGCTGCCATCA GCACTTTCACAGCATGGATGAGTTCAGTCATTACGAGCTACTGGATGCCAGCACTCACTCCCGTATGGCTGAGGGACACAAGGCCAGCTTCTGCCTGGAGGACACATCCTGCGACTATGGATACTACAGACGCTTTGCTTGTACCTCTCACACACAG GGCCTGAGCCCAGGATGTTACGACACTTACAACGCCGACATCGACTGTCAGTGGATCGACATTACAGACGTGAAACCTGGGAATTACATCCTCAAG atcGCCGTTAACCCCAATTATCAGGTTCCAGAGTCTGATTACACCAACAACATTGTACGGTGTGACCTTCGCTACACCGGCAACTACGTCTACGCTTCAGGATGTCAGTTGTCACC